Proteins encoded by one window of Microtus pennsylvanicus isolate mMicPen1 chromosome 18, mMicPen1.hap1, whole genome shotgun sequence:
- the Snrpa1 gene encoding U2 small nuclear ribonucleoprotein A', which translates to MVKLTAELIEQAAQYTNAVRDRELDLRGYKIPVIENLGATLDQFDAIDFSDNEIRKLDGFPLLRRLKTLLVNNNRICRIGEGLDQALPCLTELILTNNSLVELGDLDPLASLKSLTYLSILRNPVTNKKHYRLYVIYKVPQVRVLDFQKVKLKERQEAEKMFKGKRGAQLAKDIARRSKTFNPGAGLPTDKKKGGPSAGDVEAIKNAIANASTLAEVERLKGLLQSGQIPGRERRPGPSDDGEEEMEEDTVTNGS; encoded by the exons ATGGTGAAGCTGACGGCGGAGCTGATCGAGCAGGCGGCGCAGTACACCAATGCTGTGCGGGACCGCGAGCTGGACCTTCGCG GATATAAAATTCCTGTCATTGAAAATCTGGGTGCTACCTTAGACCAATTTGATGCTATTGATTTTTCTGACAATGAGATCAGGAAACTGGATGGTTTTCCTTTATTGAGAAGGCTGAAAACATTATTAGTGAACAACAACAGAATTTG ccGTAtaggagagggacttgatcaggCTCTCCCCTGTCTAACGGAGCTCATCCTCACCAACAACAGTCTAGTGGAACTG GGTGATCTGGATCCTTTGGCATCTCTCAAATCACTGACATATCTAAG CATCCTAAGAAATCCTGTAACAAATAAGAAGCATTACCGACTTTATGTGATCTACAAAGTCCCACAAGTCAGAGTACTGGACTTTCAGAAAGTGAAACTCAAA GAgcgtcaggaagcagagaaaatgttcAAGGGCAAACGGGGTGCACAGCTTGCAAAGGATATTGCCAGGAGAAGCAAAAC TTTTAATCCAGGTGCTGGTTTGCCAACTGACAAAAAGAAAGGTGGGCCATCTGCAGGGGATGTAGAAGCAATCAAG AATGCCATAGCAAATGCATCTACGCTGGCTGAGGTTGAGAGGCTGAAGGGCTTGCTGCAGTCTGGCCAAATACCTGGCAGAGAGCGCAGACCAG GTCCAAGTGATGATGGtgaagaagagatggaagaagacaCAGTCACAAATGGGTCCTGA